The following coding sequences lie in one Ostrea edulis chromosome 8, xbOstEdul1.1, whole genome shotgun sequence genomic window:
- the LOC130049751 gene encoding multiple epidermal growth factor-like domains protein 10 encodes MFGLLVFALGCKKTGVYGSSCNITCPRNCKDQICNIAHGACFECLPGWMGTLCENRCSLGSYGDRCKSKCDGHCLENSPCNHISGRCDRGCAAGWMGKQCNLQCRNGTYGPGCVHNCSGHCLDDVICNRENGHCDKGCSPGYTEDHCDQPCRPGFFGNHCNERCNSQCLAIKHCRNTDGTCIDGCRDGYIGERCDKCKKFTYLYFMKFVPSDLHFKAIYCVVYI; translated from the exons ATGTTTGGACTTCTTGTGTTTGCTTTAGGTTGTAAAAAGACAGGCGTTTATGGAAGTAGTTGTAACATAACATGTCCTCGCAATTGTAAAGATCAGATATGTAACATCGCACATGGAGCGTGTTTTGAATGTTTACCTGGATGGATGGGAACACTTTGTGAAAATA GATGTTCTTTGGGGTCGTACGGTGACAGATGTAAATCCAAGTGTGATGGACATTGCCTCGAAAATTCTCCGTGTAATCACATTAGCGGTCGTTGTGACAGAGGTTGTGCTGCTGGTTGGATGGGAAAGCAATGCAATTTAC AGTGCAGAAATGGAACATATGGCCCAGGCTGTGTCCACAACTGTAGTGGACACTGTCTAGATGACGTCATCTGCAACAGAGAGAATGGACATTGTGACAAGGGATGTAGTCCCGGGTACACAGAAGATCATTGTGATCAAC CCTGTCGTCCAGGGTTCTTTGGTAATCATTGCAATGAGCGTTGTAATAGTCAATGTTTAGCTATCAAACATTGTCGTAACACGGACGGAACATGTATCGACGGATGTAGAGATGGATATATTGGGGAAAGGTGTGACAAATGTAagaaatttacatatttatatttcatgaaatttgtgCCCAGTGATTTGCATTTTAAGGCTATATACTGtgttgtatacatataa
- the LOC130049752 gene encoding uncharacterized protein LOC130049752, with the protein MASVPTDDLSKGQYTEQSKTRPCVPTSDCAANNAVDRNVGSCVRTEAFGINSQDKTMWWFVNLGNIYSIYSVRILFKDYGPEYEARQRGRVAGFSIYLSKPSNKRDELLCYKDEPPGLPPLDFNTTCIGYSQYLMFYNERLGGVTYDGYENPTFTELCEVIVKGSKLSSLIFLR; encoded by the exons ATGGCGAGTGTGCCCACGG ATGACTTATCAAAAGGCCAGTATACAGAACAGTCGAAAACTCGACCATGTGTCCCCACATCTGATTGTGCGGCTAACAATGCAGTTGACAGAAATGTTGGCTCATGTGTGCGGACAGAGGCATTTGGTATTAACTCCCAGGATAAGACAATGTGGTGGTTTGTGAACCTTGGCAATATCTACAGCATATACAGCGTCAGAATACTGTTTAAAGACTACGGGCCAGAATACG AGGCGAGACAACGAGGACGTGTTGCAGGATTTTCCATATATCTGTCTAAGCCTTCAAACAAGAGAGATGAGTTGCTGTGTTATAAGGATGAACCACCAGGGCTGCCACCGTTAGACTTTAACACAACCTGTATTGGATACAGTCAATACCTCATGTTTTACAACGAGAGGTTGGGTGGAGTTACTTATGATGGATACGAAAATCCAACTTTTACTGAATTATGTGAAGTAATTGTGAAAGGTTCAAAACTGTCTTCTTTAATTTTCTTACGATAA
- the LOC125661958 gene encoding multiple epidermal growth factor-like domains protein 10 produces the protein MGCQSGWTGDFCKKRCPFGSYGLECQYTCAGRCKNNEPCNHVTGVCNGCAAGWSGTHCEKECDVGEYGPDCVHNCSGNCQNNTPCGRENGRCFTGCIPGYMDDTCDKKCPFGSYGLECRYPCTGRCKNNEFCNHMKGTCDGGCTAGWLGTHCEKECDVGKYGPNCIHSCSGYCMDDTPCNKDNGRCETGCIPGYMGDICNQIIFFCFECPPGSYGINCQYICSGHCVNDEICNRYDGSCSRGCQEPYIGLACDFYHDTSTSASTITLAVLLSLIGTVLVCVGTISMRQRYCEKSDKINEPVGEVTVNEMFSTLEISVTDEPQSYEELSVSHNRNAYQDLNVLDVRNAYQNLEFAA, from the exons GATGCCCCTTTGGATCATATGGATTAGAGTGCCAATACACGTGTGCAGGTCGCTGCAAAAATAATGAGCCGTGCAATCATGTGACAGGTGTTTGTAATGGATGTGCTGCAGGATGGTCTGGGACACATTGTGAGAAAG AGTGTGATGTTGGAGAATATGGACCAGATTGTGTTCATAACTGCAGCGGAAACTGTCAGAACAATACGCCATGTGGGAGGGAGAATGGACGTTGTTTCACTGGATGTATTCCAGGGTACATGgatgatacatgtgataaaa AATGCCCCTTTGGATCATATGGATTAGAGTGTCGATACCCCTGTACAGGTCGTTGCAAGAATAATGAGTTTTGTAATCACATGAAAGGTACTTGTGATGGGGGATGTACAGCGGGATGGTTAGGGACGCATTGTGAAAAAG AATGTGATGTTGGAAAGTATGGACCAAACTGTATCCATAGCTGCAGTGGTTACTGTATGGACGACACTCCATGTAACAAGGACAATGGACGCTGTGAGACGGGGTGTATTCCGGGGTACATGGGCGATATCTGTAATCAAA ttatttttttctgtttcgAATGTCCCCCCGGATCCTACGGAATAAATTGTCAGTATATATGCAGTGGACATTGTGTTAATGATGAGATCTGTAATAGATATGATGGCAGTTGTTCTCGGGGATGTCAAGAACCGTATATTGGCCTCGCATGTGACTTCTATC ACGATACATCGACCAGTGCCTCCACTATAACACTTGCGGTATTGCTTTCACTGATTGGAACAGTCCTTGTATGTGTTGGTACAATATCGATGCG GCAAAGATACTGCGAGAAATCGGACAAGATAAACGAACCTGTTGGGGAGGTCACAGTAAACGAAATGTTTTCAACTTTGGAAATCAGTGTAACAGACGAACCACAAAGTTATGAGGAACTTAGTGTGTCTCACAATAGGAATGCATACCAAGACTTAAATGTACTAGACGTTAGGAATGCTTATCAGAACTTGGAATTTGCAGCTTAA